The proteins below come from a single bacterium BMS3Abin14 genomic window:
- the mprA_4 gene encoding response regulator MprA, which yields MFCYSRKILVVDDEQLVRWSVRRYLEAEGFEAFEADGGSRALEIMETEAIDILITDLMMPEMDGVELIRKAVARNPDLIVLVITADDSSDKVLAAEEAGAMKTFTKPIPFRELTGTIHGLV from the coding sequence ATGTTCTGTTACAGCAGGAAAATACTGGTTGTCGACGACGAGCAGTTGGTGCGGTGGTCGGTGCGCCGGTACCTCGAAGCTGAGGGATTCGAGGCTTTCGAGGCGGATGGGGGTTCTCGTGCTCTGGAGATTATGGAGACCGAAGCCATCGATATTCTCATAACCGATCTGATGATGCCCGAGATGGACGGGGTGGAGTTAATCAGAAAAGCCGTTGCCCGCAACCCCGACCTTATCGTTCTCGTTATTACGGCAGACGACTCCTCTGACAAGGTTCTGGCGGCAGAGGAGGCAGGAGCGATGAAGACGTTCACGAAACCCATCCCGTTCAGGGAGCTCACCGGAACCATACATGGGCTAGTGTAA
- a CDS encoding putative lipoprotein/NMB1164 precursor, which translates to MLRNRRLTMTLATALVSIILMAAAGCATYGSPGQTPAVQNEITYPPYDGPKKRIAVLEFDNDIQGHWWDRSWNISRRLTDMVTTELMKTNRFIVVERGALDEILAEQDLGSSGRIRRETAAKVGELLGAQVLIKGAVTEFAQKESGGIGGLAIHGIGIVGRTDTGHVAIDLRLIDSTTGQVQQSHRSEGRIKSTGFGGIAFFHGLAFGGAAYNKTALGKATRQAVQNAVSYIVNAMDARPWEGRVVKATGGTVYVNGGANMNITTGTIFSVYSKGDELIDPDTGLSLGSVQSRAGTIRVTQVMEKFSVAETLEGSGFKRGDILKLQ; encoded by the coding sequence ATGTTAAGAAATCGAAGGTTAACTATGACATTAGCCACGGCATTGGTGTCGATTATTCTGATGGCGGCTGCCGGTTGCGCGACCTATGGCAGTCCGGGCCAGACGCCCGCCGTACAGAACGAGATCACCTATCCACCGTATGATGGTCCCAAAAAACGGATAGCTGTGCTGGAATTCGATAACGACATCCAGGGACACTGGTGGGATAGAAGCTGGAATATATCGAGAAGGCTTACCGATATGGTTACCACGGAACTGATGAAGACAAATCGCTTCATTGTTGTGGAAAGAGGAGCTCTGGACGAAATACTGGCTGAACAGGACCTGGGATCTTCCGGAAGGATCCGCCGGGAAACAGCAGCCAAAGTCGGGGAACTTCTGGGCGCTCAGGTCCTGATTAAAGGGGCTGTCACGGAGTTTGCCCAGAAGGAGAGCGGCGGCATCGGAGGCCTGGCCATACACGGGATCGGCATTGTGGGGAGAACGGATACCGGGCATGTGGCCATCGATTTGAGGCTGATCGACTCAACAACCGGACAGGTTCAACAGTCCCACCGCTCCGAGGGCCGGATAAAGAGCACCGGATTTGGCGGTATTGCCTTCTTTCACGGGCTGGCATTCGGCGGGGCGGCATACAATAAAACCGCACTGGGCAAGGCAACGAGGCAGGCTGTTCAGAACGCCGTGAGCTATATCGTAAACGCCATGGATGCGCGTCCATGGGAAGGGAGAGTCGTGAAGGCCACCGGCGGGACGGTGTACGTCAACGGCGGGGCGAACATGAATATTACGACCGGGACAATTTTTTCCGTATACTCCAAGGGGGATGAACTGATCGATCCTGACACGGGACTGAGCCTCGGGAGCGTCCAGTCCAGGGCAGGAACCATCAGGGTTACCCAGGTAATGGAAAAGTTCTCCGTGGCCGAGACCCTGGAGGGGTCCGGTTTCAAGAGAGGAGACATCTTGAAGCTGCAATAA
- the yycF_3 gene encoding transcriptional regulatory protein YycF: protein MSHKKTNILIVDDDPGIQEIMRIVLERQGYRVHIAEDGEKAISRFLDVGPDLVISDISMPKGDGFNVAILIRSKEGKEKKTPILLVSAFYDDQGNRDNAERCGADAFLSKPFTQRQLLDAVEGLLDG, encoded by the coding sequence ATGAGCCATAAAAAAACTAACATACTGATCGTTGACGACGATCCCGGCATTCAGGAGATAATGAGAATAGTCCTGGAAAGACAGGGCTACCGCGTGCATATCGCCGAGGATGGGGAGAAGGCTATAAGCAGATTTCTGGATGTCGGGCCTGATCTTGTGATCAGCGATATCTCCATGCCCAAAGGGGATGGTTTCAATGTGGCTATCCTCATTCGGAGCAAGGAAGGGAAGGAGAAGAAAACCCCCATACTCCTTGTCAGCGCTTTTTATGACGATCAGGGAAACCGTGATAACGCGGAACGCTGCGGCGCCGATGCGTTCCTTTCCAAGCCCTTCACTCAGCGACAGCTCCTTGACGCTGTCGAGGGGCTTCTGGATGGTTAA
- the phoP_6 gene encoding alkaline phosphatase synthesis transcriptional regulatory protein PhoP: MAQKLLLVDADPKLLKKLGKRLTKAQFVVKTASDGVGALEEAIVGKPDLLITNYHLPIFSGERLRAFLRNNPTTFHIPIIFLVDNGNEKDSTLASIGPDPFLVKPFRWDDISAKITQAFDKTGNHRDRVREVGSGVEGSIKEVSLVDLLQIFSLNRRTGVVTLAHDGFEGKVYLKKGDVVSAVLGETKGEKALYRILRWHEGTFYYQPIESNVSRNIARPIDALLMEGMRQLDEWESLQEQMPPGSAVLKLNKDQDDMPRDLRPVTREVLLLLEFYSSVADIIEKSSHTDYEICKSILGLIQKGILTPIQEDRSVIRGGSPLVTAEQALLIRRILSLEDGMGLGWGKVLLFASSPDLIKFFLADAGNLDEFQLSRDNFSNQEVLNASFGSLGSLEISDKTRLQLFVLPSRDVFQPLWKPFSEGSIGAVLLTHGNESDVNDLTLVTEFVHQSLKHPLVHWEIEPEGADRVSATEVFKSLFDLLSEEENNQEIRPA; encoded by the coding sequence ATGGCACAAAAGCTCCTGCTGGTTGACGCAGATCCCAAACTATTGAAAAAATTGGGCAAACGCCTTACAAAGGCCCAGTTCGTGGTTAAAACGGCCTCGGACGGCGTCGGGGCACTTGAGGAGGCCATTGTCGGAAAACCCGACCTTCTCATCACCAACTACCATCTCCCCATCTTCAGCGGCGAACGGCTTCGGGCTTTTCTCAGAAACAATCCCACCACGTTCCATATCCCAATAATTTTCCTCGTGGATAACGGTAATGAGAAGGACTCAACGCTGGCTTCCATTGGGCCGGACCCCTTTCTTGTAAAACCCTTCCGCTGGGATGACATCAGCGCAAAAATCACCCAGGCTTTTGATAAGACCGGGAACCACAGGGACCGCGTGAGAGAAGTCGGGTCCGGTGTCGAGGGAAGCATCAAGGAAGTATCCCTCGTTGACCTTCTTCAGATCTTTTCCCTGAACAGACGGACAGGGGTAGTAACGTTGGCCCACGATGGGTTTGAGGGAAAGGTTTACCTTAAAAAGGGGGATGTGGTCAGCGCGGTCCTCGGGGAGACAAAAGGAGAAAAAGCCCTTTACAGAATCCTGCGATGGCACGAGGGGACTTTCTATTACCAACCGATTGAATCCAACGTATCCAGAAACATCGCCCGACCGATTGATGCCCTCCTTATGGAGGGGATGCGTCAGCTGGACGAGTGGGAATCCCTTCAGGAGCAGATGCCGCCGGGTTCCGCGGTTCTGAAACTGAACAAGGACCAGGATGACATGCCCAGGGACCTGAGGCCGGTTACCAGGGAGGTTCTTCTCCTCCTCGAGTTCTACAGCTCCGTTGCCGACATTATCGAAAAATCTTCCCACACCGACTACGAAATCTGCAAATCTATACTGGGGCTCATACAGAAGGGAATCCTGACCCCCATACAGGAAGATCGATCAGTCATCCGTGGCGGATCGCCTCTGGTAACCGCCGAACAGGCCCTTCTCATCCGCAGAATTTTGAGTCTGGAAGACGGGATGGGCCTGGGATGGGGGAAGGTTCTCCTTTTTGCGTCATCACCCGATCTCATCAAATTTTTTCTCGCCGATGCGGGAAACCTTGACGAGTTTCAACTTTCCAGGGATAACTTCTCCAATCAGGAGGTGCTCAACGCCTCCTTCGGTTCGCTGGGATCGTTGGAGATCAGTGATAAAACACGTCTCCAACTATTTGTTTTGCCCTCCAGGGATGTTTTCCAACCACTCTGGAAACCGTTCTCCGAGGGTTCCATCGGCGCCGTTCTTCTCACTCACGGAAACGAAAGTGACGTGAACGACCTGACGCTTGTGACGGAATTTGTCCACCAATCTCTCAAGCATCCCCTTGTTCATTGGGAAATCGAGCCGGAAGGAGCGGACCGGGTTTCAGCTACCGAGGTATTCAAGTCCCTTTTTGACCTCCTGTCAGAGGAGGAGAACAACCAGGAGATCAGACCTGCATGA
- a CDS encoding GGDEF domain protein, producing MTQIVRKAEDILDLAGMSDRLVSSLMEKLDGVSGIVWIHDQERSFRKVLSKGNVIPTPRQIDVADVLQRHGQVSSGSPFFERRNGKIILDSIFLPILHHDLLTGVVHLQLKSSSKEKALEEEILDSAREIVQEFTPFLNSALTLDRTRRTPLMDLDSESYNEPFILDFLARQVTISQRYHRRLGLISLDFQGVEAFQKNQSYRVVQIMLRDISETLKGIVRDYDVVSHVGNFRFLMALPDGDSIGCRFTIERIRKGFEKLDFLGERFSRYALEPHFGFACFPEDGTDVDSLLMAALEQTEQNRKDPFNLIQWKNRSFWDLVENFTGPGGKRELSRIRDTKFVEFHTGFTYLLQETVTNDIVLHPGRRGLLFVGTDNIYITEALLQRNVAIAKAATRISVFGDMSGVQTLRNLNINTIPLPPERASAFQFILYLSDVHAYGLVAVQQKEDTWKSVHSSHDKLVERLAFKLREEYSLQDQI from the coding sequence GTGACACAGATCGTCCGAAAGGCTGAGGACATCCTGGACCTGGCCGGAATGTCCGACCGTCTTGTTTCGAGCCTCATGGAAAAACTCGACGGGGTGTCCGGCATCGTGTGGATTCACGATCAGGAGAGGTCCTTTCGGAAAGTGCTTTCAAAAGGGAACGTGATCCCAACGCCAAGGCAAATCGATGTGGCGGATGTCCTGCAGAGGCACGGACAGGTTTCAAGCGGTTCACCGTTCTTTGAACGCCGGAATGGCAAAATCATTCTTGACAGCATTTTCCTGCCCATCCTCCATCATGACCTCCTCACAGGGGTGGTTCATCTCCAGCTGAAGAGCTCTTCCAAGGAAAAGGCGCTGGAAGAGGAAATTCTTGATTCCGCCCGCGAAATAGTCCAGGAATTTACCCCTTTTCTAAACAGCGCGCTGACCCTGGACAGGACGCGGCGCACTCCCCTGATGGATCTGGACTCGGAAAGTTACAATGAGCCGTTCATCCTGGATTTTCTGGCCCGCCAGGTCACCATAAGCCAGCGGTATCATCGGAGGCTCGGCCTTATCAGCCTCGACTTCCAGGGGGTGGAAGCTTTCCAGAAAAATCAGTCCTACCGGGTGGTCCAGATCATGCTCAGAGACATATCGGAGACCCTGAAAGGTATTGTCAGAGACTACGATGTTGTTTCCCACGTCGGAAATTTCCGCTTCCTGATGGCCTTGCCCGACGGTGACAGCATCGGTTGCCGGTTCACCATTGAGAGGATAAGGAAAGGTTTCGAAAAGCTTGATTTTCTTGGTGAACGTTTCTCCCGGTATGCCCTGGAACCCCATTTCGGGTTTGCGTGTTTTCCGGAAGACGGAACGGATGTGGATTCGCTTCTGATGGCGGCCCTCGAACAGACCGAGCAAAATCGTAAAGATCCCTTTAACCTGATTCAGTGGAAGAACAGGTCATTCTGGGATCTGGTCGAGAATTTCACAGGCCCCGGAGGAAAACGTGAGTTATCCCGAATTCGGGACACCAAATTCGTCGAGTTCCATACAGGGTTTACATATCTGCTGCAGGAGACCGTGACAAACGATATCGTACTGCATCCTGGAAGGCGGGGACTGCTTTTCGTCGGTACCGACAACATTTATATCACCGAAGCGCTTTTGCAGCGGAATGTCGCCATAGCAAAAGCGGCCACCCGGATCAGCGTTTTCGGGGATATGTCCGGCGTACAGACACTTAGGAATCTTAACATCAACACAATTCCCCTTCCCCCCGAAAGGGCATCGGCATTTCAGTTCATCCTGTACCTTTCCGACGTGCACGCCTACGGGCTCGTGGCTGTACAGCAAAAGGAGGATACATGGAAGAGCGTTCATTCATCCCATGACAAACTTGTCGAGAGGCTGGCTTTCAAACTCCGGGAAGAGTATTCCCTCCAGGACCAGATATAA
- a CDS encoding vanZ like family protein: MRLIRIWGPPALVAGSIFVLSSIPGNDYPSHPEIANVAAHFAEFTLLAFFLARALRQTGVATGTIDTILFAVVICVGYGLLDELHQFAIPNRVFDTMDIMVDTLGALTGSVALVIYLRRTEG; this comes from the coding sequence ATGAGACTGATCCGTATCTGGGGGCCGCCCGCGCTGGTTGCCGGTTCCATATTTGTCCTGTCTTCCATCCCGGGCAACGACTATCCGAGCCATCCTGAAATCGCCAATGTCGCTGCCCATTTTGCCGAGTTTACTCTCCTTGCGTTTTTTCTGGCAAGGGCGCTCAGGCAGACAGGAGTTGCCACCGGAACGATTGACACCATTCTGTTCGCCGTAGTAATCTGTGTGGGTTACGGTCTTCTTGATGAATTGCATCAATTCGCCATACCCAACCGTGTCTTTGATACAATGGATATAATGGTTGATACCCTCGGAGCCCTGACCGGATCGGTTGCCCTGGTGATTTATCTTCGCCGAACCGAAGGTTGA
- the miaB gene encoding (Dimethylallyl)adenosine tRNA methylthiotransferase MiaB, with protein MKKFIGVIGFGSQASMDDETAFEAGYLATEYQAVPETPGRVYIRTFGCQMNVYDSEKILAFLQDRYLPTDSVENADLIILNTCSIRDKAEQKVYSLLGRFRSLKESNPDLLIGVGGCVAQQEGERMLRRLPQVDLVFGTHNINELTRIIDERLSTGRRVCRVEKDRFQVSSAAAPRTEGVRSPTALLTIMKGCDNYCAYCIVPMVRGREASRGMSGIMDEARHLVDSGVREITLLGQNVNSYHDPETGSGFLELLEKLDSIGSLKRLRFVTSHPKNFSSDMAHAMAGLRSVCEHVHLPVQAGSDRVLKAMKRGYTIEEYLDTVSVLRELVPGVEISTDIIVGFPGEGRDDFLKTISLLEKVRYQNVFSFRFSPRPGTAAANMEDPVPQKKKRPWLPELQEVQNLITSQKHASMAGKIVEVLVEGYDRRENAGLEGRTRNNYIVHFHGPKILVGETIKVRISRSHGIHLEGKVL; from the coding sequence TTGAAAAAGTTCATCGGGGTCATCGGATTCGGCAGCCAAGCCAGCATGGATGACGAAACCGCCTTTGAGGCGGGGTATTTGGCGACGGAATATCAGGCCGTACCCGAAACACCCGGACGTGTTTACATTCGAACCTTCGGATGTCAGATGAATGTTTACGATTCGGAGAAAATCCTCGCATTTCTCCAGGACCGTTATCTTCCAACCGATTCGGTGGAGAATGCCGACCTGATTATCCTGAACACCTGTTCCATCCGCGACAAGGCTGAGCAGAAGGTTTACAGCCTTCTGGGGCGGTTCCGCTCCCTGAAGGAGAGTAATCCCGATCTCCTCATCGGGGTAGGGGGCTGCGTAGCTCAGCAGGAAGGCGAACGGATGCTTCGGCGATTGCCTCAGGTGGACCTTGTTTTCGGCACCCACAACATCAATGAACTGACCCGGATTATCGATGAGCGTTTATCCACCGGACGAAGAGTGTGCCGTGTGGAAAAGGACAGGTTCCAGGTTTCGTCGGCAGCCGCCCCGAGAACCGAGGGCGTCCGGAGCCCAACCGCCCTTTTGACCATCATGAAGGGGTGCGATAATTACTGTGCCTACTGCATCGTTCCCATGGTCCGCGGCCGGGAAGCCAGCCGTGGAATGTCCGGGATCATGGATGAGGCGCGGCATCTTGTTGACAGCGGGGTCAGGGAGATAACCCTGCTCGGGCAGAACGTCAACTCCTACCACGACCCTGAAACCGGGTCCGGCTTTCTGGAGCTTCTGGAGAAGTTGGACTCCATTGGTTCCCTTAAGCGGCTCCGTTTCGTCACTTCACATCCGAAAAATTTTTCCAGCGACATGGCCCATGCCATGGCAGGCCTCCGGAGCGTCTGTGAACATGTACATCTTCCGGTCCAGGCCGGTTCGGACAGGGTTCTGAAAGCCATGAAAAGGGGATACACCATTGAAGAATACCTGGACACGGTTTCCGTTTTGAGGGAACTGGTCCCGGGAGTTGAGATCTCGACAGATATCATCGTCGGATTTCCGGGGGAGGGGAGAGATGATTTTCTGAAAACCATTTCGTTACTGGAGAAGGTTCGCTACCAGAATGTCTTCTCCTTCAGGTTCTCTCCCCGCCCCGGCACAGCTGCGGCGAATATGGAGGATCCCGTCCCGCAGAAAAAAAAACGTCCCTGGCTGCCGGAACTCCAGGAGGTTCAGAACCTTATAACATCCCAGAAGCACGCTTCAATGGCCGGGAAGATCGTTGAGGTTCTCGTTGAGGGTTATGACCGTCGGGAAAACGCCGGGCTTGAGGGAAGAACCCGTAACAACTACATTGTTCACTTTCATGGTCCGAAGATACTGGTCGGAGAGACAATAAAGGTCAGGATATCCCGTTCCCACGGCATACACCTGGAGGGAAAGGTATTGTGA
- the thiD gene encoding hydroxymethylpyrimidine/phosphomethylpyrimidine kinase: MGGMTISGTSDRTRGSQAPILIVSAMDSSGAAGMALDLRVIDSMGLAVRCALTAVTVQGDEGVLDAAFLPPGIIRATILTACTDAPGIAGVKVGMLADAPTAMAVAQSLESLAESKIPIVLDPVIRSTSGSPLIDDEGLDILLNRLLPMCFITTPNREEALTLARRLGKKTENEEEAAALLLDLGVGAVLVTGGEGAGKSCIDTLYLPSGDPVSYRHPRAHGQVPRGTGCALSSALAAHAAAGYSLEKAVRSSIDLVAGFIERSTITGNQRLLFPEGRPD; encoded by the coding sequence ATGGGGGGTATGACCATTTCAGGCACGAGTGACCGTACGCGGGGCTCACAGGCTCCCATCCTCATCGTCTCGGCAATGGACAGCAGCGGCGCTGCCGGGATGGCCCTTGACCTGCGCGTTATCGACAGCATGGGTCTTGCCGTCCGATGCGCCCTAACGGCCGTGACCGTTCAGGGTGACGAGGGGGTGCTGGATGCAGCCTTCCTGCCTCCCGGAATCATCCGGGCCACCATACTCACCGCATGTACCGACGCCCCCGGGATAGCCGGCGTAAAAGTCGGCATGCTGGCCGACGCCCCAACCGCCATGGCCGTTGCACAATCGCTGGAGTCCCTCGCGGAGTCAAAAATACCAATCGTGCTTGACCCCGTCATCCGGTCCACTTCCGGTTCTCCGCTTATAGACGACGAGGGGCTGGACATACTGCTTAACCGTCTCCTTCCCATGTGCTTTATAACCACCCCAAATCGGGAGGAGGCGCTCACCCTTGCCCGACGACTGGGGAAAAAGACGGAAAACGAGGAAGAGGCGGCCGCCCTTCTCCTCGATCTGGGGGTCGGAGCTGTCCTGGTCACGGGGGGTGAGGGCGCTGGAAAATCCTGCATCGACACACTTTACCTCCCTTCCGGAGATCCCGTTTCCTACCGTCATCCCAGGGCGCATGGACAGGTCCCAAGGGGCACCGGTTGTGCCCTTTCATCCGCCCTTGCCGCCCATGCGGCAGCCGGGTATTCCCTGGAAAAGGCGGTTCGCTCGTCAATTGACCTGGTTGCCGGCTTCATTGAGCGGTCCACGATAACAGGAAACCAGCGGCTTTTGTTCCCAGAGGGCCGCCCGGATTAA
- the thiL gene encoding thiamine-monophosphate kinase, translated as MKVSELGEFGLIEMIARRVGKAREPVVLGVGDDASLLQPSPGRQIATTTDMLVEGVHFTREHMPPQDLGFKSLAVNISDLAAMGAEPIQAFVSIGLPPDARVEDVDLFYSGVLDAAGPAMQISGGDTVSSPHGWIISVTLIGQVAAGKALRRDSARPGDTVFVSGPLGDSAAGLALILGKSIVKNRGTAEFLIHSHNRPQPQTAVGIALSSSGLSACAIDVSDGFLQDLGHICESSRVGAKIEAELIPISPQMVSAARENGVETLFWPLTGGEDYSLIFTVSRDNKRNMEELVVSEGLTAICRIGEIVEEEGIELSRGKKPYTLPRDGGYDHFRHE; from the coding sequence ATGAAGGTTTCCGAACTGGGTGAGTTCGGCCTCATCGAGATGATCGCCCGCCGTGTGGGGAAAGCGCGTGAGCCGGTTGTTCTCGGAGTGGGCGATGATGCATCCCTCCTCCAGCCCTCACCCGGACGTCAGATCGCAACTACCACGGACATGCTCGTGGAGGGGGTACACTTTACCCGTGAGCATATGCCTCCGCAGGATCTCGGTTTCAAATCACTGGCCGTCAACATCAGCGACCTGGCCGCCATGGGCGCCGAACCCATCCAGGCCTTCGTGTCCATAGGCCTGCCGCCTGACGCCAGGGTCGAGGATGTGGACCTCTTTTACTCGGGGGTCCTGGATGCCGCCGGACCGGCCATGCAGATCTCCGGGGGAGATACAGTTTCGTCCCCTCACGGATGGATAATATCCGTGACGCTGATCGGCCAGGTCGCCGCCGGGAAGGCCCTCAGGAGAGACTCTGCAAGGCCGGGGGACACCGTTTTCGTCTCAGGCCCCTTGGGCGACTCGGCCGCGGGCCTGGCCCTCATCCTGGGCAAGTCGATCGTAAAAAACCGGGGGACGGCCGAGTTTCTCATCCATTCCCATAATCGTCCCCAGCCACAGACAGCCGTGGGGATCGCCCTGTCCTCCTCAGGCCTTTCCGCCTGCGCCATAGACGTGAGCGACGGTTTTCTTCAGGACCTCGGCCACATCTGCGAATCCTCCAGGGTAGGGGCGAAAATCGAGGCTGAACTCATACCCATAAGCCCGCAGATGGTGAGCGCCGCTCGTGAAAACGGCGTTGAAACCCTCTTCTGGCCCCTGACGGGCGGGGAGGATTACAGCCTCATCTTCACCGTCTCCCGGGATAACAAAAGGAACATGGAGGAACTGGTTGTGAGTGAGGGGTTGACGGCGATTTGCCGGATCGGGGAGATCGTGGAGGAGGAGGGCATTGAACTTTCCAGGGGGAAAAAACCCTATACCTTGCCCCGCGATGGGGGGTATGACCATTTCAGGCACGAGTGA
- the thiE_1 gene encoding thiamine-phosphate synthase → MPCTTPPPWALDRGLKLLRFERRTMDLSLYIVTDRSLSLGRTDEEVVRRAVSVGATVIQYRDKGADGGAMVRTGRELVRICRSGGIPLIVNDRLDVALACGAAGVHLGQDDMDPEDARKIAGPGFIIGVSITTRDEALRARDAGADYLAANGVFPTATKTDLGSPLGIEGVRALAEATDLPLVAIGGIDSFNAASIIRAGAAGVAVVSDVIHHDDIEGRCGILLSAVSKGRAS, encoded by the coding sequence ATGCCCTGTACAACGCCCCCTCCCTGGGCCTTGGATCGCGGCTTAAAATTACTGAGGTTTGAAAGACGCACAATGGATCTATCCCTTTACATCGTCACCGACCGGAGCCTTTCCCTTGGACGAACCGACGAGGAGGTAGTCCGGCGGGCCGTCTCGGTGGGGGCCACCGTCATCCAGTACCGTGATAAAGGCGCCGACGGAGGGGCCATGGTAAGAACGGGCCGGGAACTGGTCCGGATATGTCGATCCGGCGGCATACCCCTCATCGTCAATGACCGTCTTGATGTGGCTCTGGCATGCGGGGCGGCCGGGGTTCACCTGGGACAGGATGACATGGATCCGGAGGACGCCCGGAAAATTGCGGGCCCCGGGTTCATCATCGGCGTCTCCATCACCACCCGGGACGAGGCCCTCAGGGCAAGGGATGCGGGCGCCGATTACCTCGCCGCAAACGGAGTATTCCCCACCGCCACGAAGACCGATCTGGGAAGCCCCCTCGGGATCGAAGGGGTACGGGCGCTCGCGGAAGCCACGGACCTGCCACTGGTTGCCATCGGCGGCATCGACTCTTTCAACGCGGCAAGCATTATCCGGGCAGGCGCGGCGGGAGTGGCCGTCGTTTCCGATGTCATCCATCACGACGACATAGAGGGGCGATGCGGCATTCTTCTTTCGGCCGTTTCGAAGGGAAGGGCTTCATGA
- the thiM gene encoding hydroxyethylthiazole kinase: protein MAKWDKIWEKTDRDIRANRPMVHHITNYVVMNVTANVTLSMGASPVMAHDTREVEELVNFASALVINIGTLSPHWVEAMVKAGKKAREKGIPIILDPVGAGATKLRTDVSMRILTEVGPGIIRGNQAEVATLAGGTARIQGVDSLETGAAPIDLYRELAVKTNSVVCVTGEVDWVTDGKRTFSVHNGHPMMSNVTGTGCSSSTAVAVFSTSGLPRVESCTLGLSVFGACGEVAAENSSGPGGFQVALIDALYNAPSLGLGSRLKITEV from the coding sequence ATGGCAAAATGGGATAAAATATGGGAAAAAACGGACCGGGACATAAGGGCAAACCGCCCCATGGTCCACCACATCACCAACTACGTCGTCATGAACGTCACAGCCAACGTCACGCTGTCCATGGGCGCTTCCCCGGTTATGGCTCATGATACCCGGGAGGTGGAGGAACTGGTCAACTTTGCGTCGGCCCTGGTCATAAACATCGGAACGCTGTCGCCGCACTGGGTGGAGGCGATGGTCAAGGCGGGAAAGAAGGCCCGGGAAAAGGGAATCCCCATAATCCTTGACCCGGTTGGGGCCGGGGCCACAAAGCTCAGGACCGATGTTTCAATGCGCATCCTGACTGAAGTAGGTCCGGGCATCATCCGCGGCAACCAGGCGGAGGTGGCGACCCTGGCGGGAGGGACGGCCAGGATCCAGGGTGTAGATTCCCTTGAGACCGGGGCCGCGCCCATTGACCTGTACAGGGAGCTTGCCGTAAAAACCAACTCGGTGGTCTGCGTAACCGGTGAGGTGGACTGGGTGACAGACGGGAAGAGAACCTTCAGCGTCCACAACGGACACCCAATGATGTCCAACGTAACGGGGACCGGATGCTCGTCATCTACCGCGGTGGCCGTCTTCAGCACATCGGGACTTCCCCGGGTTGAGTCCTGCACCCTCGGGCTTTCCGTTTTCGGCGCATGCGGCGAGGTGGCTGCGGAAAACTCCTCCGGACCCGGAGGATTCCAGGTGGCGCTGATCGATGCCCTGTACAACGCCCCCTCCCTGGGCCTTGGATCGCGGCTTAAAATTACTGAGGTTTGA